The Fimbriimonas ginsengisoli Gsoil 348 genome window below encodes:
- the nadC gene encoding carboxylating nicotinate-nucleotide diphosphorylase, with protein MLPLPSDLAQQVATALAEDIGGGDITAQLVPAAQRVTGKVITREEATLCGRPWVTEVFRQLDPAVQLTWHADDGERVTANQTLFEIAGLARPVLTGERTALNFLQLLSATATATRLYVDAIVGTRCAILDTRKTVPGLRTAQKYAVVCGGGHNYRIGLFDQVLIKENHIAAAGSLTAAVAAARRATGSRKVAVDVEVETMEEFEEALRAGPDIVMLDEFSLADMRAAVALNNSTGHRVAVEASGSVTLDNVRSVAETGVDYISIGSITKHVRAVDLSMRFAFAS; from the coding sequence GTGTTGCCGCTTCCATCCGATCTCGCTCAGCAGGTCGCAACTGCCTTGGCTGAGGACATCGGAGGCGGTGATATCACCGCTCAACTGGTCCCCGCCGCACAGCGGGTCACGGGAAAAGTCATCACCCGCGAGGAGGCGACCTTATGCGGCCGCCCTTGGGTGACTGAGGTATTCCGTCAGCTGGATCCGGCTGTCCAATTGACTTGGCATGCCGACGACGGCGAGCGCGTTACTGCGAATCAAACTCTGTTTGAGATCGCAGGCTTGGCCCGCCCCGTTCTCACGGGTGAGCGCACTGCGCTCAACTTCCTCCAGCTCCTTTCCGCGACTGCGACCGCGACTCGCCTCTATGTAGATGCGATCGTGGGAACCCGCTGCGCAATTCTGGATACTCGAAAGACAGTCCCAGGACTACGGACGGCGCAGAAATACGCGGTTGTGTGCGGCGGTGGCCATAACTACCGCATCGGGCTCTTTGATCAGGTGCTGATCAAGGAAAACCACATCGCCGCAGCCGGCTCCCTGACAGCCGCAGTGGCAGCAGCCCGCCGCGCAACCGGTTCGCGCAAAGTGGCAGTGGATGTGGAGGTGGAAACGATGGAGGAGTTTGAGGAGGCGTTGCGCGCAGGCCCGGACATCGTCATGCTCGACGAATTCAGCCTGGCCGACATGAGAGCCGCAGTAGCGCTGAACAACTCTACTGGCCATCGGGTCGCAGTCGAAGCATCGGGTAGCGTAACGCTCGATAACGTCCGCAGCGTCGCAGAAACCGGCGTCGACTACATCTCAATCGGTAGCATTACCAAACACGTCCGCGCGGTGGATCTGTCGATGCGGTTTGCATTCGCCTCTTAG
- a CDS encoding DUF6088 family protein, whose product MSEMKRKRGRSATELALRKAASASDSLVRVEDIQGVTPAAASKALSRLAEQGKLKRVAKGVYHSLKKTPLGASKPSAAAMVRRTLKDKTRPTGASAANLLGLSTQVPARPQLVVFGSNLPADAYGARVHLRRGARSHPLTELEGALLEFLRDRGAYAQTGGEETLKRLGRLLKSELSESRLRELRDAAQDEPPRVRAVLGALFEHTGLSKSLFEPLRKSLNPLSKFDFGLLRELPNALEWQAK is encoded by the coding sequence ATGAGTGAGATGAAGCGAAAACGAGGGAGGAGTGCGACTGAGCTTGCGCTTCGCAAGGCTGCCTCGGCTTCGGACTCCCTAGTGCGAGTGGAGGACATTCAAGGCGTCACTCCGGCCGCCGCGAGCAAAGCCCTGTCTCGCCTCGCGGAGCAGGGGAAACTGAAGCGGGTGGCCAAGGGCGTCTACCACTCGCTGAAGAAGACCCCGCTTGGAGCGAGCAAGCCCTCGGCAGCCGCTATGGTCCGAAGAACGCTGAAGGACAAGACGCGGCCCACCGGCGCGTCCGCCGCGAACCTCTTGGGACTTAGCACGCAGGTGCCAGCCCGTCCTCAGCTTGTCGTGTTCGGAAGCAACCTTCCCGCGGACGCTTACGGGGCGCGCGTCCATCTTCGGCGCGGTGCCCGGTCTCACCCTTTGACGGAGCTCGAGGGGGCTTTGCTCGAGTTTCTTCGCGACCGCGGGGCGTACGCGCAGACTGGCGGCGAGGAGACCCTCAAGCGCCTGGGAAGGCTTCTTAAGTCCGAGCTTAGCGAATCGCGGCTAAGGGAGCTTCGCGACGCAGCCCAAGATGAGCCTCCGCGCGTCCGGGCGGTGCTCGGCGCTCTGTTTGAGCACACGGGGCTCTCAAAGAGCCTGTTCGAGCCGCTAAGGAAGTCCCTCAATCCGCTCTCCAAGTTCGACTTCGGCCTTCTCCGAGAGCTTCCGAACGCTCTCGAATGGCAGGCCAAATGA
- a CDS encoding type IV toxin-antitoxin system AbiEi family antitoxin domain-containing protein, with translation MRQDRFSQRLEEICAYFESYPQRVFSKPEITGLLLALQPEWSLPRRMTTDVFLLRMSEKTPLMHVPVAFPRRTHNYWTWGEVDPLDLLMHLDSRCFASHLTAAEFHGLTNSPSESLYINIEQPKGSDTDASLEQYRIDAAFKRPPRVSNTFGELDGKRVYLLNGKNTNQYGVETLEHKDSKGERTYKLKVTNLERTLIDMTVRPQYSGGVDGCLEAFKNAALRLSVPKLCDALARIGHVYPYHQSVGFYMEASGRYGANDLRLLKEFPQEFDFYLDNQIEDPHYVPEWRLHVPSRFTNLGH, from the coding sequence ATGAGGCAAGATAGGTTTTCCCAGCGGCTCGAAGAGATCTGCGCCTACTTCGAGTCATACCCGCAACGCGTGTTCTCGAAGCCCGAAATAACCGGACTTCTCTTGGCCTTGCAGCCGGAATGGAGCCTGCCGAGACGAATGACAACCGACGTCTTCCTGCTTCGGATGAGCGAGAAGACTCCCCTAATGCACGTCCCCGTGGCGTTTCCCCGCCGCACGCACAACTACTGGACTTGGGGAGAGGTCGACCCGCTAGACCTACTGATGCATCTCGACTCCCGATGTTTCGCCTCGCACCTAACCGCGGCAGAGTTTCACGGCCTCACAAACTCGCCTTCGGAAAGCCTCTACATCAACATCGAGCAGCCCAAGGGAAGCGATACTGACGCAAGCCTTGAGCAATACCGGATCGACGCGGCGTTCAAGCGGCCGCCAAGGGTCTCCAACACATTTGGCGAACTCGATGGAAAGAGGGTCTACCTCCTGAACGGCAAGAACACGAACCAGTATGGCGTCGAAACCCTGGAGCACAAGGACTCAAAGGGCGAGCGCACCTACAAACTCAAGGTTACGAACCTCGAACGAACCTTGATCGACATGACCGTGCGGCCGCAGTACTCGGGAGGCGTCGATGGATGCTTGGAAGCGTTTAAGAACGCGGCACTCAGACTATCGGTCCCGAAGCTCTGCGACGCTCTCGCGAGAATTGGCCACGTCTATCCCTATCACCAGTCGGTCGGCTTCTACATGGAAGCGAGCGGCAGGTACGGCGCCAACGATTTGAGGCTTCTCAAGGAGTTCCCACAAGAATTCGACTTCTATCTGGACAATCAGATCGAAGACCCTCATTACGTCCCCGAGTGGAGGCTGCACGTTCCCTCGCGCTTTACGAACCTCGGCCATTGA